The Pan paniscus chromosome 21, NHGRI_mPanPan1-v2.0_pri, whole genome shotgun sequence region CCTGTGCAGCAGGTGGCCCCCAGCCGCACTCACTTTTAACCATGCCCTTGACAGCATCCAGCACAAATGTGATGGAAATGAAGAGGGCAATGATCTCCTCCGTCGACCTGCCAGGAGGCCATGAGCCTCATCAGAGTGGGTGTGGTcagggggcaggtgggggaggccTCCCTGAGCCCCTGCACAGTCCCCTGCCTCCCCCTGCCAGGAAGAAGGCCAGCGCCCCAGGCCTTGCCTGAGCCCACCCCAGCCCCTTGGGGCAGCAATATGGTGGGGGCACCCCCACCACCCTGGGGTTACAGGGGGCTGAACCAGATCCCAAGCCTTGAGGGTCCCAGCAGCTCACGGAAGGGCCAGTCACCTCTTGAAGAGACTCATGACCAGGCTGAGGTTGAAAAAGGCATAAAGCGCAAGGAAGAAACTATTCCACAGGCCCGTCCATGCGTAGAAGGAGTTGAAGTCCAGGTCATAGTCATCACAGATGACACGAATCACTGCAGGCAGGGGGCAGGGCGGGGCAGGGCGGGTCAGGGCCCAGCAGGAACCAGGGGTCTCAGGCACcatctcccgcctcagcccccactGCACCCTGGATGTAGAGCGCCAGGGGCGCGGTGGTCAGCAGAATCACCAATGGCTGCCCAGAGAAGAGCGCGTAGAGCAGGCCCCCGATGCTCTGCCCGGCTATGGTCTTCTGCACGTCTGTGGGGGTGCGGAGGTCAGGTGGGCGCCACAGCCCAGGGCCCTGCCCAGCATACGCCTGCCCACCGCCCACCGCCAGCCCCTCACCGATGGCCCCGTCTGTGTTCTCGTCATTGAGAGACCCGAAAGCGATGGTGGGCAGGAGGCAGGCGAAGTAGAGGAACAGGGTGGTGGTGATGTATTTGCCCACAGCCTTGTTTTTCCCAATAATGCCTAGGAATGGGGGATGGGAGAGAGGGTTTGCTGGGGATGCAGGACAGGCACACGTGCGGGCCCAAGGCCTGGAAAGCAGAGGCCCAGATGGGCCACGAGGCCACGTACCATCAGTGAAGTCCAAGGGGTACAAGGGGAACCTGCGTGCGATGTCCTCCCGGATGCCCTTCCCAAAAGGGACAAAGTCCTTGCACTTTGGGGGCTGGAGGAGAGGACAGAGCGCCTGTTAGTCCTGTCCGGCCCATGCCCCCGCCGACCCTGCCGGCCCCCGCCGGCCTCTACCCTGTACCTCTGGGTGTCTGTGGGCAGGGAGGGAGACTGTGCCGCGTTCCTTCGTTCTCGGCGCCACTGGACCGTGGCTCACCATGGTGAGCAGCTGTCTCTGATGCACCAAGGCCTCCTTGAATTCCTCCTCTGTGCGGGTCTCCAGGAGCTTCTGGCGGAAGGCGATATCCGAGAACATGGTGGCAAACGTGCGTGCCACCTCCATCGCAGTCTTAGTGCTTTTCtaggggtggaggatgggagtcACCTCCACCACCCCTGTGGAACAGAGGAGGCCCCGCCCGGGCCGAGCAGGTGAAGGTGCTCTCCCCATGAACTGGCAGcaggttttttgtctgtttgttttttttgtttttttgagacagggtctcactgtcacccaggctgagtgcagtggcacactcacgGCTTAtcgtagcctcgacctcccaggctcaagtgattctcccacatcagtcccctgagtagctgggaccacaggcacgcaccaccatgccaggcaatttttaatttttaactttttgtagagacgaggtctcactatgttgaccaggctggtctcaaactcctggcctcaagcaatccatctgtctaggcctcccaaagtgctgggattacaggcacgagccactgtgcccagatgcTGGTAGCAGGTTTTATTCCACAAAGTTCAGGCATTAGTGTACTCTGCCATGATTTCAACCAGGTCAGCAGATCACCACAACTACCATCGatctatatttttgttataaactcACGATTTCTTATAAACTCAAGATACTACTTTTGTCCTAAGCAACAAAAGTCTGTGTAATCACAGATAATGAAACCACAGTGGAGAAAAATGTTTACCCAGCTACGTTTCCCCAGTGGTATTTGCACTGTCTGCTGGTTTGACTTTCAGAGAGGATCCGAGCCCATCAGGCACTCTCTCTCTGGCCTGGCCAAGGTGAAGCCCGTCCATGAACCAGGAACTCACGAACTCAGTGTCCAGCCCTCATCACAGCAACCTGCTCACCTAGGGGCAGTGTCTGCCCGTCTGTTGCTCAAAGCTATAGTCCCGGGGCACTGTGCATGTTTGCTTTAGAAGAGGCCCATGCCTGGtagggcatggcggctcacggcCATAATACCAACttttttgggaggctaaggcaggcagatcacttgaggtcaggagttcaagaccagcctggccaacatggtgaaaccccatctctactaaaaatacaagataattAGCTGGCTGTAGTTTTttggtggtggagggtgcctgcagtcccagctacttgggaggctgaggtgggagaatcgcttgaacctgggaggcagaggttgcagtgagctgagatcacacctcaacattccagcctgggtgacagagtgagaccctgtctcaaagataaataaataaaacaaacaaataaacaaatacaaaacccCAAAAGAACTAGTCCATGCTCCTGAGTAGGAGCCCAGTGTTGGGCTGGGGGATCTGCCTCAAGGCACCAGGCTTTAACTCAGCTCTGGGCTATTGCTCCTTCTGTGTGGGCACCCTGCTGGGGGCCACTCCTTCCAACCCAGGGGCTGCCCTTCCTCTCACACCAGCACAGTTGCATTTGTGGAGGTTCCCGCCATGTCTGAGATCCCTGAGAACCCCATTTGCACACAGAAGGCCAGGGGCAGAAGCACAAGAAGCTAAGGGAAGCTGAAGCTGAAGGCCCTGCCAAGGCCTTGGGAGGGGTCCTGGCAATCATCTGTTGAGACTTGTTAAATCCTTTTCCTTAAAAGACTCCCGAAATTGTATCAGTTCCGGCTCCCACCAAAAGCACGGTGTCCCGGCCAGGGGGTGTGTGGCCCAGGAAGGAGCAGGGACCCTTAGCCAGCAAATCACAAAGTCAGCCAAGTCAAAGAAGGGCTGACGGGCGGGCAGGCCAAAGGAAGGCCGCGTGTTTGAATAAGGATCGTGGTCAAAAGCATTTCCTTTCAGTCAAGGAAATACGAACTTTTCGGCAACCCCTGGGGAAATGAGGACTTGCCGGGCCTAGCAACATGTTTCTGACACACCCACGGGGCCGAGGTGAAGGGGAGGGTGAGGACCAGGCCTTCAGAGGCCAGGACATGTGGGAGGGGACCCCAAGCAGAGGGCGGGTAACCTGGGGCCCTCCTTCTTCCCCAGGACACGGCACTACCCACTCACCATCTTGGGTGGGGCCAGCACCAGGATGACGAACCGAACCTCACAGGAATTCTCCCCCCAGTTCTGTGGGCGAACCAGGCGGCTGATGCACACGTGCCGCTTCTGTAGGGCCTTCATGGTACAGCTGGCAGGGGCGGGGAGGACACAGTGCACAGTTGCACCCCGCGGAGCTGGGGCTCCCCTACCCAGAACCCCCTCGACCTTGACCCCTGGTGACCTCTGCtagggagggaaaagaagagcaaatggGATGTTCCTTGGCAGTGCTCCAGCCCTCTTCTCCCAAGTTGGCTGGGCCGCCAGAGCCCCAGGACTCACAGGTGGGCTGGCCTCTGCAGGGCACAGGGGACACGGGACGCCCAGTTCCACTGCGACAAGAAGGGGGGGCCAAGTGGCCTGGCAACTCACATGATGCAGAGCCACGACTGCTGGTACCGCACCCCTGTCACTGTGGCGGTGACCCCTTGGATGGTGTCTGACAGCAGGTGGACTGAGGAAAGAGTGAGGGGGAGGGTGGTAGGTCAACAGCCCCTCCCAGCGCCCCCGCCCGGGCGGGGAGACCGGCCTCACCTTTACCCTGCATGGGTGCCCCGGCGTCGGTGAAGAGCATGGCCATGAGCAGGTCCAGGTTGCAGTTGGGCTCATTGTTGTCAGGGTCCTGGGCGAAGCGGCGAAGCATGGTCCGCAGCACATCATCCAGGGAGGTGGCCGTCTCGTTCAGGACGATGCTGGCCTGCGCCAGGAAGCCATCTAGGTCGCGGTGCGCACGGATCTCTTCCTTGAAGTTCTTTAACTTCAGGTACTGAGGGGACCCCAGGGACAGAACCACACGGGCCCACGTATGAGATGCTGTCACTGCCTGGTCCCTCCCTCCCAGCCAGCCGCAGCagtccagcccccagcccccagcccccagcccccagccctgggctggtGCGAGCTCCCTGTTGAGCTGCTCCTGGAGGCAGGGGAAGAGGGGAGCAGCAGGAGGATTCTCAGGGAAGCCATCACCTCAGCCCCCAGGTAGAGGCCCCAGGACCACCTGCAGGACAGGCCATTCACCTTTCGGGAGGTGTGCAGGAGCACACAGCCACCAGAAGTCGCTTCATTCTCTGCTGGAGAAAAGCGGGGAGGGCTCAGGGTGCCACCCTCTCCTCAGGTCTTTCTTAGTAAGGTGAGTCACACCTGCCCAGTCCCATGCCCTCCCCCAGTCTGCCCCTGCTGCAGCCCCCATACCAGAGTTGGTGGCCTGCATCTCAAGGTTGACATTGACAAAAAAACGGATACTCTCGCCAGACACGATGGAGGAATTGGCAGTGTCGAAGGCCTCATCGCCCAGGATCTCCTCTCGGGCTTCGAAGGTGTCATCTGTGTCACACTTGTAGTAGCCTAGAGACCCAGCTGCTACCAAGAGAGACCCCCAAGAGCAAGAGGGCCTGGCTGTTAAAGTGCCACACACAGGAAGGAGGGGCTCCAAGCCCAGGCAGCAGGGACCCCTGGACTGTCCCACTCTCGGGCCGTGGTGGGAGAGGCCATCCCATAGGCCAGGAAGGCAGCTTCTagtcctgccccagccccacacAGGACATGGCAGCTGCCACAGAGTGAGTCTCCAGCATTCCCTAGCCGCTGAGACCAGGACCCTGTGCAGCTCTGACCCTTCAGCGTGAGAAAAACATGTCCACTCCAGACACACTGGGGCAGGCACGGAGTGCAATAATGCAGATGAGACTGCCTGGCCCCTGCCCTCCCAAAGTAGGGAACACAGGGAAGGCAGAGAAGCTGCAGTATCCacgtgtgtctgtctctctctctctctctcacactcacacacacacacacacacacacacacacacacacacacacgctgccTTGTGGGCACAGGGTCTTAGAGCTCCGCCTCCCCAGGAGGGCAGGTGGGGAGAAGCATCGAGGCTGAGAGACCCAGGACAGGTATCAGACAAGGTCTAGGGAGCAGGAAAACCAGGGAAACAGAGCCAGGGGCTGACAGGGGAGAGGACCCCAAGGCTTCATGTCAGCCCTGCCCCCATCGTGCCCCTCTTCATGTCCTGGGGGCCCTGGGTAAGGGCACATGGAGAGTGAGGGTGTGTAATGGCACCTGTGGGATGTGGGACCCCAGAGGTGAGAGCCTGCTCCCCTTGGTCCTCAATTCCTGCAGCTGGCCAGCAGCACACCCCTCTTCCTACAGGAAGATTTCCTGGTAACATGCAAATATTCCTCTGCCCTGAGCCCTGCAGTGGCTCCCTGCAGCCTACAGATCACAGCCTGAGCCAGCCCTGCTCCCCCTGCCCTGACCACTGGCTCCTCAGGCCATCCGGTCAGCACCCTAGGCATGCAAGGTCCTGTCCTCCAAGCTGAGGGCTTCCCTCCCTGGAGGGCCTTTTTCAAGACTCACTTggaacctcctcctccaggaagtcctcctAGATCCCTGCCTCACCCCTGGCCACTGGCAGCCCTTCCTGTCTTGTGGGTCCCCTAAGGTTCCTCACTTGTAGGTACTCCCAGGAAAGGGGCCCTTGTAGCCCAGACCCCACTGATGCCTGACAGACACCTGTGCAGAAACAAGGATGGGTCAGCAGCACGCCTGCACCTGCCAGGGAGTGACTCACCCTGACTCACTTCTACTCCCGCCGCCAGTTTCCTTGGCACATCCCAGGCCCTGTTCCCCCGGTGTCCTGAGTTTAGCCTGGGCCCCTTCTGGGTAGGAAGCCCTAGTGCCTCCTGCATCAAAGTCCCCAGGGACTGGTGACCCCCAGGCCCAGGCCTGCACTACCTCCAGAGCCCAGAGAAGAAATATTAGGTCAAAAGACATCCttgcctttgggaggccaaggcaggcggatcacaaggtcaggagatcgagaccatcctggctaacaatggccaacatggtgaaaccccgtctctactaaaatacaaaaagaaattagccgggtgtggtggcgggcgcctgtagtcccagctactcgggaggctgaggcaggaggctggtgtgaacccaggaggcagagcttgcagtgagccgagatcacaccactgcactccagcctgggcgacagagcgagactcaaaacaaaacaaaacaaaacaaaagacgtCCTCACTGCTTTGGTTCTGGAGCTCATGATAAACTCCTTCCTCCCCGTGTCAGGCTTGCCTTGTTTAAACTGTCTGGTTCCCCTGGCCCGAACTTGTCCCAGCCTCCCCTCTGCCCCTCAACCAGCACCCACTAGTCCCCTCCACGGCCCTTCACACAGCCCCATTCTTCCCCCATTCTTCCCCTGATGCCCTCAGCTCTACCTTAGGCTTAGTGCTCAGGTCCCCTAGATTAAGGACCTGCCCAGCTGACACTACCAGGTTCCTGGGGGACTCCTACAATGCCAAGTCCTAGTCCCAGCCCCATACGTAACCTGCCCACCAGCAGCCTAGCACACAGAGCCCCATGTCCTGAGGGCCCTGGGTAAGGGCACATCAGCCCTGTGTCTACGCACTGCTCTACAAACAACCCTCGAATGGTCAGGTCACTCATGGGGCTAGGCACAGGACACAGCCTGAAGCCAGCCCAGAGACACGAGGAGGAAGACAGCTGGACTGGTACAAGCAGGGACAACAGGAAGGTGCCCGAGGGACTGCAGCACAGAGGCCTTATATTTCTTTAAAGAGACAACGACAGATATTCCCTCCAGGGCTGGGTGAGGACAGAGGGATAGGGGCATACAGAATTCTTGGCCCAAGGCTAGTCAGATAACAGGCCATTGTCACAGAAAACCTTGGGGAAGAATCCCAGAGGGTTCACCTGGTCCAAGTAGCCCAGGAGAAGGGGCAGCCTGCCCTCTCAGGTCCACGGGGGATCCGCCCATGTCTAGCTTCCTGAAGAGTGGAAGCCAAAAGCATTCCAGCACTAGAGTGGCCCAGATAGGCGACCAAAGCCACAGGACTCTGGTGGGTAGGCTATGCGCCCTGGAGGCTTTTGCCCGACAAGCTCTCtccgcacacacacactccccgaGGTACTCACTTGAATCCTCAAAGTATCCATTCTGCGACATGGTGGGAGAGTTTTCTGCAAGGGAAGCGGAAAGGTCACCAGCCCCATGGACCAAGCCCTGGACCTCCTGTGTGCACCTGTCTCCCCGCCCCCCGACCTGGCTGATTCCTTCACTCTTCCGAGGGATGCAACCCAGGCCGCCCTAGGGAGAAAGGGAAGCAGGGGACAGTGCTCGGGAGGGGGCCCCATAGCAGGGGAAGCCAGCCTTAATCTCAGAAATTCAATTGCTTAGCCCATCTGCTAGGGGCTGCCCAGGCGTGCCAGAGGCGAGGAGGAGAGACGTTCTAGGGATGTCTTCCCACCGagttagtaccagtaccatgttcgCTAACCCAGCTTTTCCTGAGAAAACCCTGCCCCGCTGCAGCGGGAGGAAGGGACCGGACCCGAGCGggcctctccccctctctcctccgATGCCAAGGCGGGGGATCTCTCTGCACATCCCTCTTCTCACTCTCAGACCGGTCCTGGGGGCCATAAACGCCCATTGCAGGCGCAGTTCCCCCGACCCCCGTCACGCGCCCCGGGTCACACGGGGGCCGACAGGCAACGGTCTCCAGTCCTGGGACCGCGTCCCGGCCGCCTGGAAGGCAGAGCCGTTGGTCCAAAAGGGAGAACAATTGGGGGTGGGAGGAGTATCTGAGGGACACATGGGTCGGGGGAGGCTGCGCCCTCCCTGGGCCGGTCCCCGGATGGTCCCGGCTGTTTGTGCCTCGCTGTCGGAGGAAGGAAGCGACAGGAGGGGCCGCGTGCACGAGAGGAAAGCGCCTCCAGACTCGGAGACCCCGGGGGTCGGGGCGCAGGATGTGAATGTAGGCGCGGGGCGGGAGCCGGGGCTGCATCCTGAAGTGGGGGGCGGGGGCGCTGGGGCGCGTCCCAGGCCGTGGGAGGGACAGCGGCCGTGGGCGACGAGGGTCTGGGAGGGTTGGGCCGGTGCACACTTCGCTTCCGTCCCGGCGGCCCACGTGCAGGTAAAGGGTCGTACAAACCTGGGTCCTGGCCGGGACCCAGGGCTGGCCCTCCTGTGTCAGAGCGAGGGAGAAACCGCTGCGGCCGCGCAGGGCACGGTCAGGGGTCCCGGGACTCCCAAGACTCCAGGGGTCCCGGGGCTCCCACCGCGGCGCCGGGCGGGAAGATGCCCGGGCGGAAGGTAAAATGAGACCTTCCGAGGCGGCGGCCCGCCAGGCTCCCAAAAGCTCGGCGCTCGGGGCGCTGGGAGCCCCACAGCTCCGCCCTGCCCACTTTCGAGCTCCCCGCCCTCGACCCGCTGCATCAGCTGTTCAAACCTGGTAAGAAATTCAAGACGGCGACAGCAGAGCCCTAATGAAACCAAGCGCGCAGTGGCTGCGAAGCCGCGCCCGGGCCTCCCGCACCCGCGCCCTCCTCCCCGCGGCTGGGAATCCCGCAGCCCTCTCGCCCACCGGCCCCGGCCCACGCAGGCAGACGGCATCCGCGTTCTCCCCGGGGTCCCCGACGGGAGACGGTGGCGGAGACCCGGGCGGCCTTCCCGCCGCGCCCCCGGGTTCAGGCACCCACCGCACGGCTGCAGATGGAACACGCGCCTGGTGGCCGCGGCCATGGCACACTCGCGCACTCACGGCCGGGCTCCTCACGCGGCGCTCCGGCGCTTCGGGACCCCAAACTCGGCGACTCGGGCGGGCCAGCAGCGGGAGCCGGCGACACACCCCCGCGCCGCGCCTGGGTCCTAATGCCGCTCAGACGCCACGCCCGGGCGCGGTAGGCAGAGCTGCCGAGGGCTGGGACCCGGCCGCCCGCCCCGCGCCCTCACCCGCGGGAGGCTGCTCCAGCCGGGCTGGGCTGCTCCCCGCCGCTCGCAGCTGCTGGGCCAAACCGAGTAGACCCGGCTCCTTCGAGCCTGTGCGCGCCGGACCCAGCAAACCCAGCGTCGCGGGGTTAGGGGCTGGACGGGGCCGGGGAGCTTCTGGGAAAACGTTCGACTGCACCACGAGCCCACCGAGCTGTGCGACTGAGGCAGACCCCGGGAGGGCTTCCCCCGCGTCCGCTTTAAGTACGCGGCCGGCCCCTGTCTCCTCCCTTCGACCGGGGACCTCCGCAGGACCACGCCCGCTGGCTGCCCCGCCTCCTGCATTTATCCCGGTAGCTCCGGCCGCaagtccttctcctcctcctccaggaagcgcGCCCCGACTGACTAGACGGACCTCCGTGCATTCCCCGGGCTACGCCCTCGCGCGCTGAGACGGCGCTCTCCGAGCTCGGCTGCTTTGGGTTTTCGCTGCGAGCCTCGCCAACGTATCTACCAGCCTCTTCACGTCCTCGGCCTTCTATGAGGTCAAGGTCATGGTTCGCCCCCTTTTTCCTTCCCCAAATGGCCCTTGCGCCCTGTCCCCTTTCCTGGACCGGCTGCGACCCGCCCGGGGACGCGCCTTTTCGGGGCGCTTAGTCTCCTGCGAGTAGGGCGTGTGCGCGTGTGGGTGCGCGTGCTGCGATGCGGTCTGGCAAATGCAGCTGACGAACCCCTGGCCTGATCCACGGTGGCTCCCGGTAGAAGGCTCTACGGCCCTTGGAAGCGGAACACGCAGCTCCGTAAACGTTAACCCACCTCCCGACCCCTCCGGCCGCCATTGCTTTCCGGCTCAGCCGCGCTGGGACGGAGTCCTCGGCCACTGTGCCCCAACCATGGTACAGGAACGGGGACAGGCCGGGGCAAGCCCACCTCTGCGAAGGAAGGGCTTCTGGCGCTTTGGGGAAGCCTCATGCATAGGTTGGGTGAGTAAGGCTGGCCCAGTTCCCCTCCCGGCAAGATAAGAACGCATTAGGAGGGAAGCGCTGGAGTGCTCCTCTTGGCGACGGATGGCCTGGGGCTCCGCGACGGACTGAGTACACCATCCTCCCCCAGCGCGACTCCAGGAGGCCTTGTGGAAGATCCCAACACCATGACCTGCAACTGACTTGGGGCTGGCCACATAGTATTTTAGCAGGGGTGACTCTGGAGAGACACCAGGTCATCCTGCGCACCCCTTGGGACCTTTCCTAGACGCCCTCTAGCTAGAGCTCCAGTCCAGGCACTGACTCCCGGATGGCgggtggaggctgagggagagctGAAGGACACAGGCGGATGTCGCCCCCGGAGCATGGCTGCATAGGTGGCATGCAGGCTGGATCCCTGAAAAGCCACCTTGCCACCCCCAGCCTCTCCCATCTGGGAATGCCTTGGCTTCTGCACCTGCTCCCAGCAGCTCCCAAACACCTGGTCCTTCCAACCCACTTGTTCCAGGAAAGCCTGTGGGATGGAGGGCGCTTCCCCTTACCACAGTCTCCTCAGCGCTCCTCAAAGGACCTAACCCCTCAGCCCACTGAGGAAAGAGGAGCCCATGACCAAGCCTCCCCTCTCTCCGCTCCCTGACCGTCTCTCAAAGGAACTGGCACTGAGCCCTTCTCTGCTACACCTGTGCTCTGCCCCTGCGGTTCTGTTCCCTCGGCCCTCCTGGAGGGAACCCCTGAGGCCCAcacccctgctgcctccagactGACCCTGTTTCAGAGGCTGTTTCCTTCAGTCCTCCCACCTGCCTCCTGTCCTGTGTAGATCGTCTGACGCTGAAGGCAAATACTGGTGCCCCAGATCTCCTGTCCTGTGCCCCACTGGGTCCTTACATAGGCAGGCAGGCTGAGGGACCCAGACGCAGGCACCCACTTTCCCTCTCATTCCCTCCCTTGGGGTCTCAGACTTTACTGGGCTGTGGACTTGAAACTGTAACCGCTGGGTTAGGGTTCCACAAGGCGCACTTAACAGTTTTCTGCTGTCCTCCCCTGATGCCACTTATCTTGCCTGTGGATTGTAGAATCTGGGGTCTGAAGTAAATGTATAACATCTCATTtttaggccgggcttggtggctcacacctggaatcccagcacttcgggaggcagaagtgagaggattgctcaagctcaggaattcgagaccagcctgggcaacacggtgaaaccccgtctctactaaaattacaaaaacttagccaggcatggtggcacatgcctgtggtcccagccactcagcaggctggggtgggaggattgtttgagccagggaggtcaaggctgcagtgagccaagactgcatcactgcactccagccgtggtgacagagagaaaccctgtctcaaaaaaaaaaaaaaaaaaaaaaaaaggctcattttaaaaacaaaacattccccggccgggcgcggtggctcacgcctgtaatcccagcactttgggaggccgaagtgggcggatcacgaggtccagagatggagaccatcctggcaaaccaacatgctaaaaccccccctctctactaaaaatacaaaaaaattagctgggcatagaggcgcatgcctgtagtcccagctactcgggaagctgaggcaggagagttgcttgaacccggcaggtggaagttgcagtgagccgagatcgtgccactgcactccagcccaggcgacagagcgagactccatctcaaaaaaaaaaaaaaaaaattcccttaaaGCCCCTTGCCCTCCGGGTGCTGCCTTATCCCTCAGCTACATTTAAGAGGAAGTTTCTCCAGAGCTCCATGCCCCTCCCGCTATGTCTCTTCAACCGACTCATACCTGTCTTTTGTCCCCACCACACCACTGAAACtgctgagactccatctcaaaaacaaacacacaaaacaaaacaaaaaacaaaaagtaaaccaggtgcggtggcacatacctataatcccagctactagggaggatgagatgggaggatcccttgagcccaggagtgctgagaccagcttgggcaacatagggagacccacccgtctcaaaacaaacaaaaaacccaaaggaATGTTAAaggcagatatctccatggaggCATTTCAGGCCTATGACGCCCTCCCGAAGCTCTCttctccatcctccatcctccattCCACTCAGGCTTTCTGGTCTAGCCTAATGGGCATCCCAGCCAGATACTCCCGACTCccctctgcctccttcctctcACCCCGGATGGCCACATTTCACTgagtcattttatttctttgatttttattttgttgaggcagagtctcactctgccacccaggctggagtgcagtggcacaaacacggctcaccgtagccttgatctcctggcctcaggcgatcctcccacatcagctgggactacaggtgtgcaccactgtgtctggctaattttttttttttttttttttttgagagaaatggggtctcactctgtctcacaggctggagtgcagcgatgcaatcttggctcactgcaacctccgtctcccaggttcaagcgattctcccgcctcagcctccccaggagctgggattacagtcatgcaccaccatgcctggctaattttttttttttttttttttgaaacagagttttgcactgttgcccaggctggagtgcagtggcgccatctcggctcactgcaagctctacctcctgggttcacgccattttcctgcctcagcctcccgagtagctgggactacaggcaccagccaccatgcccggctaattttttgtacttctagtagagatgggatttcaccctgttagccaggatggtctcgatttcctgacctcgtgatctgcctgccatgcctggctaatttttgtatttttggtagagggggttttgccatgttggctaggctggtcttgaactcctggcctcaggtgatccactgcctcggcctcccaaagtgctggggttacaggcatgagccactgtgcctg contains the following coding sequences:
- the SLC4A11 gene encoding solute carrier family 4 member 11 isoform X5, with amino-acid sequence MQPRLPPRAYIHILRPDPRGLRVWRRFPLVHAAPPVASFLRQRGTNSRDHPGTGPGRAQPPPTHVSLRYSSHPQLFSLLDQRLCLPGGRDAVPGLETVACRPPCDPGRVTGVGGTAPAMGVYGPQDRSESEKRDVQRDPPPWHRRREGERPARVRSLPPAAAGQGFLRKSWVSEHENSPTMSQNGYFEDSTAGSLGYYKCDTDDTFEAREEILGDEAFDTANSSIVSGESIRFFVNVNLEMQATNSENEATSGGCVLLHTSRKYLKLKNFKEEIRAHRDLDGFLAQASIVLNETATSLDDVLRTMLRRFAQDPDNNEPNCNLDLLMAMLFTDAGAPMQGKVHLLSDTIQGVTATVTGVRYQQSWLCIICTMKALQKRHVCISRLVRPQNWGENSCEVRFVILVLAPPKMKSTKTAMEVARTFATMFSDIAFRQKLLETRTEEEFKEALVHQRQLLTMVSHGPVAPRTKERGTVSLPAHRHPEPPKCKDFVPFGKGIREDIARRFPLYPLDFTDGIIGKNKAVGKYITTTLFLYFACLLPTIAFGSLNDENTDGAIDVQKTIAGQSIGGLLYALFSGQPLVILLTTAPLALYIQVIRVICDDYDLDFNSFYAWTGLWNSFFLALYAFFNLSLVMSLFKRSTEEIIALFISITFVLDAVKGMVKIFWKYYYGHYLDDYHTKRTSSLVSLSGLGASLNASLHTALNASFLASPTELPSATHSGQATAVLSLLIMLGTLWLGYTLYQFKKSPYLHPCVREILSDCALPIAVLAFSLISSHGFREIEMSKFRYNPSESPFAMAQIQSLSLRAISGAMGLGFLLSMLFFIEQNLVAALVNAPENRLVKGTAYHWDLLLLAIINTGLSLFGLPWIHAAYPHSPLHVRALALVEERVENGHIYDTIVNVKETRLTSLGASVLVGLSLLLLPVPLQWIPKPVLYGLFLYIALTSLDGNQLVQRVALLLKEQTAYPPTHYIRRVPQRKIHYFTGLQVLQLLLLCAFGMSSLPYMKMIFPLIMIAMIPIRYILLPRIIEAKYLDVMDAEHRP
- the SLC4A11 gene encoding solute carrier family 4 member 11 isoform X10; translated protein: MQPRLPPRAYIHILRPDPRGLRVWRRFPLVHAAPPVASFLRQRGTNSRDHPGTGPGRAQPPPTHVSLRYSSHPQLFSLLDQRLCLPGGRDAVPGLETVACRPPCDPGRVTGVGGTAPAMGVYGPQDRSESEKRDVQRDPPPWHRRREGERPARVRSLPPAAAGQGFLRKSWVSEHENSPTMSQNGYFEDSTAGSLGYYKCDTDDTFEAREEILGDEAFDTANSSIVSGESIRFFVNVNLEMQATNSENEATSGGCVLLHTSRKYLKLKNFKEEIRAHRDLDGFLAQASIVLNETATSLDDVLRTMLRRFAQDPDNNEPNCNLDLLMAMLFTDAGAPMQVHLLSDTIQGVTATVTGVRYQQSWLCIICTMKALQKRHVCISRLVRPQNWGENSCEVRFVILVLAPPKMKSTKTAMEVARTFATMFSDIAFRQKLLETRTEEEFKEALVHQRQLLTMVSHGPVAPRTKERGTVSLPAHRHPEPPKCKDFVPFGKGIREDIARRFPLYPLDFTDGIIGKNKAVGKYITTTLFLYFACLLPTIAFGSLNDENTDGAIDVQKTIAGQSIGGLLYALFSGQPLVILLTTAPLALYIQVIRVICDDYDLDFNSFYAWTGLWNSFFLALYAFFNLSLVMSLFKRSTEEIIALFISITFVLDAVKGMVKIFWKYYYGHYLDDYHTKRTSSLVSLSGLGASLNASLHTALNASFLASPTELPSATHSGQATAVLSLLIMLGTLWLGYTLYQFKKSPYLHPCVREILSDCALPIAVLAFSLISSHGFREIEMSKFRYNPSESPFAMAQIQSLSLRAISGAMGLGFLLSMLFFIEQNLVAALVNAPENRLVKGTAYHWDLLLLAIINTGLSLFGLPWIHAAYPHSPLHVRALALVEERVENGHIYDTIVNVKETRLTSLGASVLVGLSLLLLPVPLQWIPKPVLYGLFLYIALTSLDGNQLVQRVALLLKEQTAYPPTHYIRRVPQRKIHYFTGLQVLQLLLLCAFGMSSLPYMKMIFPLIMIAMIPIRYILLPRIIEAKYLDVMDAEHRP